The following are from one region of the Camelus dromedarius isolate mCamDro1 chromosome 16, mCamDro1.pat, whole genome shotgun sequence genome:
- the MED1 gene encoding mediator of RNA polymerase II transcription subunit 1 isoform X1 gives MKAQGETEESEKLSKMSSLLERLHAKFNQNRPWSETIKLVRQVMEKRVVMSSGGHQHLVSCLETLQKALKVTSLPAMTDRLESIARQNGLGSHLSASGTECYITSDMFYVEVQLDPAGQLCDVKVAHHGENPVSCPELVQQLREKNFDEFSKHLKGLVNLYNLPGDNKLKTKMYLALQSLEQDLSKMAVMYWKATNAGPLDKILHGSVGYLTPRSGGHLMNLKYYASPSDLLDDKTTSPIILHENNVPRSLGMNASVTIEGTSAMYKLPIAPLIMGSHPVDNKWTPSFSSITSANSVDLPACFFLKFPQPIPVSRAFVQKLQNCTGIPLFETQPTYVPLYELITQFELSKDPDPIPLNHNMRFYAALPGQQHCYFLNKDAPLPDGRSLQGTLVSKITFQHPGRVPLILNLIRHQVAYNTLIGSCVKRTILKEDSPGLLQFEVCPLSESRFSVSFQHPVNDSLVCVVMDVQDSTHVSCKLYKGLSDALICTDDFIAKVVQRCMSIPVTMRAIRRKAETIQADTPALSLIAETVEDMVKKNLPPASSPGYGMTTGNNPMSGTTTPTNTFPGGPITTLFNMSMSIKDRHESVGHGEDFSKVSQNPILTSLLQITGNGGSTIGSSPTPPHHTPPPVSSMAGNTKNHPMLMNLLKDNPAQDFSTLYGSSPLERQNSSSGSPRMEMCSGSNKTKKKKSSRLPPDKPKHQTEDDFQRELFSMDVDSQNPIFDVNMTTDTLDTPHITPAPSQCSTPPTTYPQPVPHPQPSIQRMVRLSSSDSIGPDVTDILSDIAEEASKLPSTSDDCPPIGTPVRDSSSSGHSQSALFDPDVFQTNNNENPYTDPADLIADAAGSPSSDSPTNHFFPDGVDFNPDLLNSQSQSGFGEEYFDESSQSGDNDDFKGFASQALNTLGVPMLGGDNGETKFKGNSQADTVDFSIIAVAGKALGPADLMEHHSGSQSPLLTTGDIGKEKTQKRVKEGNGTSNSSLSGPGLDSKPGKRSRTPSNDGKSKDKPPKRKKADTEGKSPSHSSSNRPFTPPTSTGGSKSPGSSGRSQTPPGVATPPIPKITIQIPKGTVMVGKPSSHSQYTSSGSVSSSGSKSHHSHSSSSSASNSGKMKSSKSEGSSSSKLSSSIYSSQGSSGSSQSKNSSQSGGKPGSSPITKHGLSSGSSGTKMKPQGKPSSLMNPSLSKPNISPSHSRPPGGSDKLASPMKPVPGTPPSSKAKSPISSGSGGSHMSGTSSGTGMKSSSGLGSSGSLSQKTPPSSNSCTSSSSSFSSSGSSMSSSQNQHGSSKGKSPSRNKKPSLTAVIDKLKHGVVTSGPGGEDPMDGQMGVSTNSSSHPISSKHNMSGGEFQGKREKSDKDKSKVSTSGGSVDSSKKTSESKNVGSTGVAKIIISKHDGGSPSIKAKVTLQKPGESSGEGLRPQMASSKNYGSPLISGSTPKHERGSPSHSKSPAYTPQNLDSESESGSSIAEKSYQNSPSSDDGIRPLPEYSTEKHKKHKKEKKKVKDKDRDRDRDKDRDKKKSHSIKPESWSKSPISSDQSLSMTSNTILSTDRPSRLSPDFMIGEEDDDLMDVALIGN, from the exons ATGAAGGCTCAGGGGGAAACCGAGG AGTCGGAAAAGCTGAGTAAGATGAGTTCTCTCTTGGAACGCCTCCATGCAAAATTTAACCAAAATAGACCTTGGAGTGAAACCATTAAGCTTGTGCGTCAAGTCATG GAGAAGAGGGTTGTGATGAGTTCTGGAGGGCATCAACATTTGGTCAGCTGTTTGGAGACGTTGCAGAAAGCTCTCAAAG TAACATCTTTACCAGCAATGACTGACCGTTTGGAGTCTATAGCAAGACAAAATGG ACTGGGCTCTCATCTCAGTGCCAGTGGCACTGAATGTTACATCACGTCAGATATGTTCTATGTGGAAGTGCAGTTAGATCCTGCAGGACAGCTTTGTGATGTAAAAGTGGCTCACCATGGGGAGAATCCTGTG aGCTGTCCAGAACTTGTGCAGCAGCTAAG ggaaaaaaattttgatgaattttctaAGCACCTTAAGGGTCTTGTTAATCTTTATAATCTTCCAGGGGACaa CAAACTGAAGACTAAAATGTACTTGGCTCTCCAATCCTTAGAACAGGACCTATCTAAAATGGCAGTTATGTATTG GAAAGCAACCAATGCTGGTCCCTTGGATAAGATTCTTCATGGAAGTGTTGGCTATCTCACTCCACGAAGTGGGG gtCATTTAATGAACTTGAAGTATTATGCCTCTCCTTCTGACCTGCTGGATGATAAGACTACATCCCCTATCATTTTGCATGAGAATAATG TTCCTCGATCTTTGGGCATGAATGCATCAGTGACAATTGAAGGAACATCTGCTATGTATAAACTCCCAATTGCACCATTAATTATGGGGTCACATCCAGTTGACAACAAAtg gactccctccttctcctcaatCACCAGTGCCAACAGTGTTGATCTTCCTGCCTGTTTCTTCTTGAAATTTCCCCAGCCAATCCCAGTATCTAGAGCATTTGTTCAGAAACTTCAGAACTGCACAG GAATTCCATTGTTTGAAACCCAGCCAACTTATGTACCTCTCTATGAACTGATCACTCAATTTGAACTGTCAAAGGATCCTGACCCCATACCTTTGAATCACAACATGCGATTTTATGCT GCTCTCCCAGGTCAGCAGCACTGCTATTTCCTCAACAAGGATGCTCCTCTCCCAGATGGCAGAAGTCTACAGGGAACCCTTGTTAGCAAAATCACCTTTCAGCACCCTGGCCGAGTTCCTCTTATCCTGAATCTAATCAGACACCAAGTGGCCTATAACACCCTAATTGGAAGCTGTGTCAAAAGAACTATTCTGAAAGAAG aTTCTCCTGGGCTTCTCCAATTTGAAGTGTGTCCCCTCTCAGAGTCCCGTTTCAGCGTATCTTTTCAGCACCCCGTGAATGACTCCCTGGTGTGTG TGGTAATGGATGTACAGGACTCAACACATGTGAGCTGTAAACTGTACAAGGGGCTGTCAGATGCACTCATTTGCACAGATGACTTCATTGCCAAAGTTGTTCAAAG atgtatGTCCATCCCTGTGACGATGAGGGCTATTCGGAGGAAAGCTGAAACCATTCAGGCCGACACCCCAGCACTGTCCCTCATTGCAGAGACAGTTGAagacatggtgaaaaagaacctGCCCCCGGCTAGCAGCCCAGGGTATGGCATGACCACAGGCAACAACCCAATGAGTGGTACCACTACACCAACCAACACCTTTCCGGGGGGTCCCATTACCACCTTGTTTAATATGAGCATGAGCATCAAAGATCGGCATGAGTCGGTGGGCCATGGGGAGGACTTCAGCAAGGTGTCTCAGAACCCAATTCTTACCAGTTTGTTGCAAATCACAGGGAACGGGGGGTCTACCATTGGCTCGAGTCCGACCCCTCCTCATCACACGCCGCCACCTGTCTCTTCGATGGCCGGCAACACCAAGAACCACCCGATGCTCATGAACCTTCTTAAAGATAACCCTGCCCAGGATTTCTCAACCCTTTATGGAAGCAGCCCTTTAGAAAGGCAGAACTCCTCTTCCGGCTCACCCCGGATGGAAATGTGCTCGGGAAGCAacaagacaaagaagaagaagtCTTCAAGATTACCACCTGACAAACCCAAGCACCAGACTGAAGATGACTTTCAGAGGGAGCTATTTTCAATGGATGTTGACTCACAGAACCCTATCTTTGATGTCAACATGACAACTGACACGCTGGATACGCCACACATCACTCCAGCTCCAAGCCAGTGTAGCACTCCCCCAACAACTTACCCACAACCAGTACCTCACCCCCAACCCAGTATTCAAAGGATGGTCCGACTGTCCAGCTCAGACAGCATTGGCCCAGATGTAACTGATATCCTTTCAGACATTGCAGAAGAAGCTTCTAAGCTTCCCAGCACTAGTGATGACTGTCCACCCATTGGCACCCCTGTTCGAGATTCTTCAAGCTCTGGGCATTCTCAGAGTGCCCTCTTTGACCCTGATGTCTTTCAAACCAATAATAATGAAAATCCATACACTGATCCAGCTGACCTTATTGCAGATGCTGCTGGAAGCCCCAGTAGTGACTCTCCTactaatcatttttttcctgatggaGTAGATTTCAATCCTGATTTGTTGAACAGCCAGAGCCAAAGTGGTTTTGGAGAAGAATATTTTGATGAAAGCAGCCAAAGTGGAGATAATGATGATTTCAAAGGATTTGCTTCTCAGGCACTAAATACTTTGGGGGTGCCAATGCTTGGAGGTGATAACGGGGAGACTAAGTTTAAAGGCAACAGCCAAGCTGACACAGTTGATTTCAGTATTATAGCAGTGGCTGGTAAGGCTTTGGGTCCTGCAGATCTTATGGAGCATCACAGTGGTAGCCAGAGTCCTTTATTGACCACTGGGGACATAGGGAAAGAAAAGACTCAAAAGAGAGTGAAGGAAGGCAATGGCACCAGTAATAGTAGTTTGTCAGGGCCAGGATTAGACAGCAAACCAGGAAAACGCAGTCGGACCCCTTCTAATGATGGCAAAAGCAAAGATAAGCCTCCAAAGAGGAAGAAGGCAGACACTGAGGGAAAGTCTCCATCTCACAGTTCTTCTAACCGACCTTTCACCCCACCTACTAGTACAGGTGGATCCAAATCTCCAGGCAGTTCAGGACGATCTCAGACTCCCCCAGGTGTTGCCACTCCACCCATTCCTAAAATCACTATTCAGATTCCTAAGGGAACTGTGATGGTGGGCAAGCCCTCCTCTCACAGTCAGTATACCAGCAGTGGTTCTGTGTCTTCCTCGGGAAGTAAAAGCCACCATAGCCATTCTTCCTCGTCTTCTGCTTCCAACTCAGGCAAGATGAAAAGCAGTAAATCAGAAGGTTCATCAAGTTCCAAGTTAAGTAGCAGTATATATTCTAGCCAGGGGTCTTCTGGATCTAGCCAGTCCAAAAATTCATCCCAGTCTGGGGGAAAGCCAGGCTCCTCTCCTATTACCAAGCATGGACTGAGCAGTGGCTCCAGCGGCACCAAGATGAAACCTCAAGGGAAGCCATCATCACTTATGAATCCTTCTTTAAGTAAACCAAACATATCCCCTTCCCATTCAAGGCCACCTGGAGGCTCTGATAAGCTTGCCTCTCCAATGAAACCTGTTCCTGGTACTCCCCCATCTTCTAAAGCCAAGTCCCCTATCAGTTCAGGTTCTGGTGGTTCTCATATGTCTGGAACTAGTTCAGGCACTGGCATGAAGTCATCTTCAGGGTTAGGATCCTCTGGCTCACTGTCTCAGAAAACTCCTCCATCTTCTAACTCTTGTACatcatcttcctcttccttttcctcaagTGGCTCTTCCATGTCATCCTCTCAGAACCAGCATGGGAGTTCCAAAGGGAAATCTCCCAGCAGGAATAAGAAGCCGTCCTTAACAGCTGTCATAGATAAACTGAAGCATGGGGTTGTCACCAGTGGTCCTGGGGGTGAAGACCCAATGGATGGCCAAATGGGGGTGAGCACAAATTCTTCTAGCCATCCTATATCCTCCAAACATAACATGTCAGGAGGAGAGTTCCAGGGCAAGCGTGAGAAAAGTGATAAAGACAAATCAAAAGTTTCCACCTCGGGGGGCTCAGTGGATTCATCTAAGAAGACCTCAGAGTCAAAAAATGTGGGGAGCACAGGTGTGGCAAAAATTATCATCAGCAAGCACGATGGGGGATCCCCCAGCATTAAAGCCAAAGTGACTTTGCAGAAACCTGGGGAAAGTAGTGGAGAAGGGCTCAGGCCTCAGATGGCCTCTTCCAAAAACTATGGCTCTCCACTCATCAGTGGTTCCACTCCAAAGCATGAGCGTGGCTCCCCCAGCCACAGTAAGTCACCAGCATACACCCCCCAGAATCTGGACAGTGAAAGTGAGTCAGGCTCCTCCATAGCAGAGAAGTCTTATCAGAACAGTCCCAGCTCAGATGATGGCATCCGACCTCTTCCAGAATACAGCACAGAGAAGCATAAgaagcacaaaaaagaaaagaagaaagtaaaagacaaagaTAGGGATCGGGACCGTGACAAAGACCGAGACAAGAAAAAATCTCATAGCATCAAGCCAGAGAGTTGGTCTAAATCACCCATCTCTTCAGACCAGTCCTTGTCTATGACAAGTAACACAATTTTATCTACAGACAGGCCCTCAAGGCTCAGCCCTGACTTTATGATTGGGGAGGAAGATGATGATCTTATGGATGTGGCCTTGATTGGCAACTAG
- the MED1 gene encoding mediator of RNA polymerase II transcription subunit 1 isoform X2, giving the protein MYLALQSLEQDLSKMAVMYWKATNAGPLDKILHGSVGYLTPRSGGHLMNLKYYASPSDLLDDKTTSPIILHENNVPRSLGMNASVTIEGTSAMYKLPIAPLIMGSHPVDNKWTPSFSSITSANSVDLPACFFLKFPQPIPVSRAFVQKLQNCTGIPLFETQPTYVPLYELITQFELSKDPDPIPLNHNMRFYAALPGQQHCYFLNKDAPLPDGRSLQGTLVSKITFQHPGRVPLILNLIRHQVAYNTLIGSCVKRTILKEDSPGLLQFEVCPLSESRFSVSFQHPVNDSLVCVVMDVQDSTHVSCKLYKGLSDALICTDDFIAKVVQRCMSIPVTMRAIRRKAETIQADTPALSLIAETVEDMVKKNLPPASSPGYGMTTGNNPMSGTTTPTNTFPGGPITTLFNMSMSIKDRHESVGHGEDFSKVSQNPILTSLLQITGNGGSTIGSSPTPPHHTPPPVSSMAGNTKNHPMLMNLLKDNPAQDFSTLYGSSPLERQNSSSGSPRMEMCSGSNKTKKKKSSRLPPDKPKHQTEDDFQRELFSMDVDSQNPIFDVNMTTDTLDTPHITPAPSQCSTPPTTYPQPVPHPQPSIQRMVRLSSSDSIGPDVTDILSDIAEEASKLPSTSDDCPPIGTPVRDSSSSGHSQSALFDPDVFQTNNNENPYTDPADLIADAAGSPSSDSPTNHFFPDGVDFNPDLLNSQSQSGFGEEYFDESSQSGDNDDFKGFASQALNTLGVPMLGGDNGETKFKGNSQADTVDFSIIAVAGKALGPADLMEHHSGSQSPLLTTGDIGKEKTQKRVKEGNGTSNSSLSGPGLDSKPGKRSRTPSNDGKSKDKPPKRKKADTEGKSPSHSSSNRPFTPPTSTGGSKSPGSSGRSQTPPGVATPPIPKITIQIPKGTVMVGKPSSHSQYTSSGSVSSSGSKSHHSHSSSSSASNSGKMKSSKSEGSSSSKLSSSIYSSQGSSGSSQSKNSSQSGGKPGSSPITKHGLSSGSSGTKMKPQGKPSSLMNPSLSKPNISPSHSRPPGGSDKLASPMKPVPGTPPSSKAKSPISSGSGGSHMSGTSSGTGMKSSSGLGSSGSLSQKTPPSSNSCTSSSSSFSSSGSSMSSSQNQHGSSKGKSPSRNKKPSLTAVIDKLKHGVVTSGPGGEDPMDGQMGVSTNSSSHPISSKHNMSGGEFQGKREKSDKDKSKVSTSGGSVDSSKKTSESKNVGSTGVAKIIISKHDGGSPSIKAKVTLQKPGESSGEGLRPQMASSKNYGSPLISGSTPKHERGSPSHSKSPAYTPQNLDSESESGSSIAEKSYQNSPSSDDGIRPLPEYSTEKHKKHKKEKKKVKDKDRDRDRDKDRDKKKSHSIKPESWSKSPISSDQSLSMTSNTILSTDRPSRLSPDFMIGEEDDDLMDVALIGN; this is encoded by the exons ATGTACTTGGCTCTCCAATCCTTAGAACAGGACCTATCTAAAATGGCAGTTATGTATTG GAAAGCAACCAATGCTGGTCCCTTGGATAAGATTCTTCATGGAAGTGTTGGCTATCTCACTCCACGAAGTGGGG gtCATTTAATGAACTTGAAGTATTATGCCTCTCCTTCTGACCTGCTGGATGATAAGACTACATCCCCTATCATTTTGCATGAGAATAATG TTCCTCGATCTTTGGGCATGAATGCATCAGTGACAATTGAAGGAACATCTGCTATGTATAAACTCCCAATTGCACCATTAATTATGGGGTCACATCCAGTTGACAACAAAtg gactccctccttctcctcaatCACCAGTGCCAACAGTGTTGATCTTCCTGCCTGTTTCTTCTTGAAATTTCCCCAGCCAATCCCAGTATCTAGAGCATTTGTTCAGAAACTTCAGAACTGCACAG GAATTCCATTGTTTGAAACCCAGCCAACTTATGTACCTCTCTATGAACTGATCACTCAATTTGAACTGTCAAAGGATCCTGACCCCATACCTTTGAATCACAACATGCGATTTTATGCT GCTCTCCCAGGTCAGCAGCACTGCTATTTCCTCAACAAGGATGCTCCTCTCCCAGATGGCAGAAGTCTACAGGGAACCCTTGTTAGCAAAATCACCTTTCAGCACCCTGGCCGAGTTCCTCTTATCCTGAATCTAATCAGACACCAAGTGGCCTATAACACCCTAATTGGAAGCTGTGTCAAAAGAACTATTCTGAAAGAAG aTTCTCCTGGGCTTCTCCAATTTGAAGTGTGTCCCCTCTCAGAGTCCCGTTTCAGCGTATCTTTTCAGCACCCCGTGAATGACTCCCTGGTGTGTG TGGTAATGGATGTACAGGACTCAACACATGTGAGCTGTAAACTGTACAAGGGGCTGTCAGATGCACTCATTTGCACAGATGACTTCATTGCCAAAGTTGTTCAAAG atgtatGTCCATCCCTGTGACGATGAGGGCTATTCGGAGGAAAGCTGAAACCATTCAGGCCGACACCCCAGCACTGTCCCTCATTGCAGAGACAGTTGAagacatggtgaaaaagaacctGCCCCCGGCTAGCAGCCCAGGGTATGGCATGACCACAGGCAACAACCCAATGAGTGGTACCACTACACCAACCAACACCTTTCCGGGGGGTCCCATTACCACCTTGTTTAATATGAGCATGAGCATCAAAGATCGGCATGAGTCGGTGGGCCATGGGGAGGACTTCAGCAAGGTGTCTCAGAACCCAATTCTTACCAGTTTGTTGCAAATCACAGGGAACGGGGGGTCTACCATTGGCTCGAGTCCGACCCCTCCTCATCACACGCCGCCACCTGTCTCTTCGATGGCCGGCAACACCAAGAACCACCCGATGCTCATGAACCTTCTTAAAGATAACCCTGCCCAGGATTTCTCAACCCTTTATGGAAGCAGCCCTTTAGAAAGGCAGAACTCCTCTTCCGGCTCACCCCGGATGGAAATGTGCTCGGGAAGCAacaagacaaagaagaagaagtCTTCAAGATTACCACCTGACAAACCCAAGCACCAGACTGAAGATGACTTTCAGAGGGAGCTATTTTCAATGGATGTTGACTCACAGAACCCTATCTTTGATGTCAACATGACAACTGACACGCTGGATACGCCACACATCACTCCAGCTCCAAGCCAGTGTAGCACTCCCCCAACAACTTACCCACAACCAGTACCTCACCCCCAACCCAGTATTCAAAGGATGGTCCGACTGTCCAGCTCAGACAGCATTGGCCCAGATGTAACTGATATCCTTTCAGACATTGCAGAAGAAGCTTCTAAGCTTCCCAGCACTAGTGATGACTGTCCACCCATTGGCACCCCTGTTCGAGATTCTTCAAGCTCTGGGCATTCTCAGAGTGCCCTCTTTGACCCTGATGTCTTTCAAACCAATAATAATGAAAATCCATACACTGATCCAGCTGACCTTATTGCAGATGCTGCTGGAAGCCCCAGTAGTGACTCTCCTactaatcatttttttcctgatggaGTAGATTTCAATCCTGATTTGTTGAACAGCCAGAGCCAAAGTGGTTTTGGAGAAGAATATTTTGATGAAAGCAGCCAAAGTGGAGATAATGATGATTTCAAAGGATTTGCTTCTCAGGCACTAAATACTTTGGGGGTGCCAATGCTTGGAGGTGATAACGGGGAGACTAAGTTTAAAGGCAACAGCCAAGCTGACACAGTTGATTTCAGTATTATAGCAGTGGCTGGTAAGGCTTTGGGTCCTGCAGATCTTATGGAGCATCACAGTGGTAGCCAGAGTCCTTTATTGACCACTGGGGACATAGGGAAAGAAAAGACTCAAAAGAGAGTGAAGGAAGGCAATGGCACCAGTAATAGTAGTTTGTCAGGGCCAGGATTAGACAGCAAACCAGGAAAACGCAGTCGGACCCCTTCTAATGATGGCAAAAGCAAAGATAAGCCTCCAAAGAGGAAGAAGGCAGACACTGAGGGAAAGTCTCCATCTCACAGTTCTTCTAACCGACCTTTCACCCCACCTACTAGTACAGGTGGATCCAAATCTCCAGGCAGTTCAGGACGATCTCAGACTCCCCCAGGTGTTGCCACTCCACCCATTCCTAAAATCACTATTCAGATTCCTAAGGGAACTGTGATGGTGGGCAAGCCCTCCTCTCACAGTCAGTATACCAGCAGTGGTTCTGTGTCTTCCTCGGGAAGTAAAAGCCACCATAGCCATTCTTCCTCGTCTTCTGCTTCCAACTCAGGCAAGATGAAAAGCAGTAAATCAGAAGGTTCATCAAGTTCCAAGTTAAGTAGCAGTATATATTCTAGCCAGGGGTCTTCTGGATCTAGCCAGTCCAAAAATTCATCCCAGTCTGGGGGAAAGCCAGGCTCCTCTCCTATTACCAAGCATGGACTGAGCAGTGGCTCCAGCGGCACCAAGATGAAACCTCAAGGGAAGCCATCATCACTTATGAATCCTTCTTTAAGTAAACCAAACATATCCCCTTCCCATTCAAGGCCACCTGGAGGCTCTGATAAGCTTGCCTCTCCAATGAAACCTGTTCCTGGTACTCCCCCATCTTCTAAAGCCAAGTCCCCTATCAGTTCAGGTTCTGGTGGTTCTCATATGTCTGGAACTAGTTCAGGCACTGGCATGAAGTCATCTTCAGGGTTAGGATCCTCTGGCTCACTGTCTCAGAAAACTCCTCCATCTTCTAACTCTTGTACatcatcttcctcttccttttcctcaagTGGCTCTTCCATGTCATCCTCTCAGAACCAGCATGGGAGTTCCAAAGGGAAATCTCCCAGCAGGAATAAGAAGCCGTCCTTAACAGCTGTCATAGATAAACTGAAGCATGGGGTTGTCACCAGTGGTCCTGGGGGTGAAGACCCAATGGATGGCCAAATGGGGGTGAGCACAAATTCTTCTAGCCATCCTATATCCTCCAAACATAACATGTCAGGAGGAGAGTTCCAGGGCAAGCGTGAGAAAAGTGATAAAGACAAATCAAAAGTTTCCACCTCGGGGGGCTCAGTGGATTCATCTAAGAAGACCTCAGAGTCAAAAAATGTGGGGAGCACAGGTGTGGCAAAAATTATCATCAGCAAGCACGATGGGGGATCCCCCAGCATTAAAGCCAAAGTGACTTTGCAGAAACCTGGGGAAAGTAGTGGAGAAGGGCTCAGGCCTCAGATGGCCTCTTCCAAAAACTATGGCTCTCCACTCATCAGTGGTTCCACTCCAAAGCATGAGCGTGGCTCCCCCAGCCACAGTAAGTCACCAGCATACACCCCCCAGAATCTGGACAGTGAAAGTGAGTCAGGCTCCTCCATAGCAGAGAAGTCTTATCAGAACAGTCCCAGCTCAGATGATGGCATCCGACCTCTTCCAGAATACAGCACAGAGAAGCATAAgaagcacaaaaaagaaaagaagaaagtaaaagacaaagaTAGGGATCGGGACCGTGACAAAGACCGAGACAAGAAAAAATCTCATAGCATCAAGCCAGAGAGTTGGTCTAAATCACCCATCTCTTCAGACCAGTCCTTGTCTATGACAAGTAACACAATTTTATCTACAGACAGGCCCTCAAGGCTCAGCCCTGACTTTATGATTGGGGAGGAAGATGATGATCTTATGGATGTGGCCTTGATTGGCAACTAG